The sequence GCGAGAAAGCTGAAGCCGAGCGCGCGGCTGGCCTCCATCTGCTCCTTGGGAATCGAGCGGATGCCACTGCGGATGTCCTCCGACATATAGGCGGCGGTGTACAGCACCAGCGCGATCACGGCGCTGGCGGCCTCGACATCGCGCTCGTACAGCCAGGCTTTGAGCGACTCGGGCAACACCTCCGGCGCGCCGAAGTACCAGAACAGCATGTGCGCCAGGAGCGGCACGTTGCGGATCGCCTCGACGAACACCACGCCCACCCCACGCAGCACCGCGAGCGGCGCGAGTCTCAGCACCGCCACGAGCAGCGCCAGGGGCAGTGCGATCACCAGCGTGATCACCGCGAGCTTGAGGGAGAGCACGAAGCCGCTCACGAGCCAGTCATGGTACTGGCCGGACAGCAGCATCGAGACATCGAATGAGTTCATGGACCGCTCAGGACAACGGCCCGCCCCGTTGGGGACGGGCCCTCCACCGGGCTCAGTCGAGCGTGTCGGTCTCGATCTTGAACGGGCGGCTCGGGAACTTCATCTTGGTGGCCGGGCCGAACCACTGGGTGAACAACTTCTCGGCCTCTCCGGACGCTTCCAGGTCACGCAGCACCTTGTTCACCTGCTCCCGGAACGCGGTCTCGCCCTTCTTCAGCCCCAGCGCGAGACGCTCGGTGGACAGGTTGTGGGGAAGGATTTCGTAGTCCTTGGCCATGGCCCCCAGCTTGGAGAAGTCGTCGATCAGCGAGGTCTCGTCGTTGACGTAGGCCACCCCCTTGCCCTGCTGCAGCGCGAGGAAGGCCTGCGGGCTGTTGTCGAAGGAGACGATCACGGCCGTGGGCACCGCCTTCTTGATGCTCTGCTCCATGGTGGAGCCCTTGACCGTCACCACCTTCTTGCCGGCGAGCTGGTCCAGCTGGGTGATGCCGCTCTGCTTCTTCACCATGACCTTCTGCCCGGTGATGAAGGTGGACAGGGAGAAGTCGATCAGCGCCTCACGCTCCTTGTTGTGGGTGAGCGAGGCGGCCAGCAGATCGACGCGGCCCTGCTGCAGCTCGGGGATGCGCGCGGACACCGCCAGCTGCTTGAGGGTGGTCTTCACGCCCAGGCTCTTGGCCACCGCGTTGCACAGGTCCACGTCGTAGCCGACGATCGTGCGGCTGGCCGGATTCTGGATGAAGCTGAACGGCTCATCGGTCCCGAGCACGCCACAGACCAGCTCGCCCTTCTTCTTGATGTCCTGCAACTGGTCAGCCTGAGCCGGAGACAGCGGAACCAGCACGAGGGCTCCTGCCACCAGCACCATCAGACGCTTCAACATCATGGACATCTCCTTCGTACGGGCGCCAAGGCGCCCCACCAGGGGGAGGGAGACACGAATAGGGGGGCGCAGCCTAGTCTGGGGCAGAAAAAAGCCCAACACGCAACAGCCGATGTGCGTGCGCCGGGCCGTCCCCGTCCCGTATTCACCTCGGCCTCAAGCCCGGACGAAAACCGTTATCGGTCCGCGCGGGCGGCCACTATCCTGCGTCGCCGAGCAACCCCGCCCACCTCGGCCCGCGAGCCCCGGCCCGCCGCGCGCCGCTTGCCAGGAGACGATATGACGAGCGAGTACCCCCAAGAGCAGTTACTGGCGTTCGTCCAGGCCATGGCCAACGTGGCAGCGAGCGATGGCCGCGTCACCGAGGACGAGCGTCAGCAGCTTGATGACGTGGTGGCGGGCATGGGCCTGTCGCCCCGCGACGCGCAGGTCGCCGCGCTCATCGAGGGCGAGTTCCAGAAGCCCAGCCGACTCACCGACATCGTCAGCAAGATCGAAATCCGCGAGCTGCGCGTCTCCCTGCTGCGCATGCTCGTCGAAGTGGCGTGCGCCGACGGCGAGATCTCGAACGAGGAACGTGCCTCGGTGAAGGAGGCCGCCAGCGCCTTCGGTCTCGACGCGTCGGCCACCAGCGAGCTCATCGACTGGGCGCTCGCCTCGATCAAATTGGAGCAGCGCGAGCGCGAGATCATGGCGAAGCTGCTCTAGCCAGTCTGGAGTTCAATCCCAGCGGTCCAGGGTGTAGTCCGCCACGGCCCCCTGGCTGGTGACGCGCAGCACCACCTCCCATGAGGCATTCCCAGCGGGTGTGAACATCATCCCGCTGGCGAGCGGCTGCCCCTCGGGGCTCTCCAGCTTGCGGCTCTGGGAGAACGCCTCGATGGTCGCGCGCACCCCGTGCAGCTCGCCGCGCAGGAACTCGGGGAACAACGACAGGCCGCTGTTGCGGCTGTCCCGCGCGCCCTCGAGGATGAAGAACACCCCCTGGCCCATATGCGCGAAGCGATCGCTGAACCAGGTGTTGGGCTTCATCGTCACGCCGAGCACTTCCACGTCACCGGGCCTCAGGCCCCAGCTGCTGGCGGTGCTCCCATGGGGATAGAAGTACCAGGAGACCGGATTGCGCCGCTCCAGGCTGTCCCATTGGAGCAGGGGCGGCGCGCCGGGATGGACGGCCGTCACCATCGCCGAGAATGCCGTGCTGCTGGCGGGAACCCGCAGCTGCATTCGCTCGGCCGTGGGCAGGACCGTGTCGCGGAACTTCACCCACGTCAGGGTCTTGCCGGGCAGGTGCAGCTCCCGGCTGCGCTCCTCCTTGGTCCGAAGATGGCCAAAGATGCCCCGGGACGGCTCGTGCTTGTCCTCCGTGGGCTTCCAGGCGAGCGAAACATCCGCGAGCGTGGCGAACCGGCGCTCCAACGCGGGCGCGAGTCCCAGCTTCGCGATCGCCGCCTCGGCCTGCTGGACGTTCCCAGCGGACGGCGCCGCCTGCGGACGCTGGTACTGGAGCGGGTGCATCTTGGCGTCGAACTTGGACCGAACCGTCTCGAGCGGAAGGCCCGCCGCGAGATCCTCCAGCAGCGTGCCGACCATGGACGCGCGCGGCGTGCAGAAGCCCGCCGGGGCCGAGGCCACCGCCTTCCAGAGCAGGTTTTGGCCATGGGGCTGCTTGCGCTCGTCTTGCCGCGCGAGGAGCCACTCCACCACGCCGATGAACTTCTCGGAGCGCGCGAGGGCATCCGCCCGGAGGAGGGTCAGGGCCTGCTTCAGCAAGCGGGTGGGGAACTCGCCGAGCGCCACATTCAGGCTGCGGTGGTGCTCCCGCAGCTCGGCCATCCGCTGGTGGGCATCCAGCAGGCTGGGGCGGAAGACGTGGGCCTGGGGCACCCGCACGGCCAGATGCTCCCAGGCGCCCTTCACCGGAGTGCCCCAGACGGCCTGAGCTGACAGGAACACGCCGGTGACGCGCGCCTTCTCGGCCAGGGTCCGCAGCCGCTCCACGGGGGCGAACGTCATGGGGGTGGCCAGGTGCTCGTTCCAGAAGGGACTGCGCTGGATGCCCTGGGCGTCGAGGGTCACCAGAGCGCCGAAGCGCTCGACGAACTTCCGGCAGGCACTGCAGGTGTGCTCCTGGCGCGCCTCCTCGGGGAAGGCGGCGAGATAGGCCTCCCAGAGTCCGGTGGCATCCGTGGTGAACAACCGCTGGTGGGCGAGGTGCCCCTCGAAGGCCGTCTGGAGACGCCCCAGGAAGCCCGGATAGCCGCTCTCGTCACGAGAGCCCGCCGGGTGAGACGAAGGGCGGGCCTTGAGGTCATCGCTGCTCATGGGTGCTTGCTCCTGGGCCATCAGATGCCAGGCCGACGAGGCCCCCCGGCGATCCCTGACAGTGTGTCCGGGATGCCGGAATGGCTGGGCTTCCCCGGGGCAGGCTCACGGCGGAGAGAATCCGCCCCCTGCGCCGGGGGCTCAGCCCAGCTCCACCACCTTCATCCCGAAGAGCTTGTCCACGGCGAGCAGCAGCTCATCGCTCACCTGGACCTTGAGCGCAGTGCCGCCAATGAGGGCCTCGGCCTCGCCGGGGAAGAGCACGCTCACCGCCACGGGCGTGGCGCCCGCGTACTGCTTGCCGAGTTGGGTCAGCTTGGACAGCCGCTCCTCGGTCAGCAGATCCGCGGGCACACGCAGCTCCAGCCGCTTCGTGCGCTTCTCGCGCACCACCTTCAGGCTCTGGATGTCCTCGACGATGAGCTCCGCGGTGGGCGACTCCTCGTCGCGCTGGCTGATCTGCACCGAGCCCGAGACCAGGATGGGGTCATCGCCCTTGAGCAGCATCTCCCAGTTCTCGTACCCGGGCTTGGGCCCACCCTTGGTCCACTTGCCGTCCTTGCCCATCATCGAGCGGCCGCCTTCCTTGCCCGGGAAGCACACCAGCTCGATGGAGCCTGACAGGTCCTCCAGCGTCACCCACGCCATGCGCTTGCCCGTCTTCGTCGGCCGCTCGCGCATCGCCGCGACGATGCCGCCCACGGTGATCTTCTCGTCACGCCGGGCGCGCTGCACCGCCGTCACGGGCCGGGCGTAGCGCTTCAGCTCCTTCTCGTACTGGTGCAGCGGGTGGCCCGACACGTAGAAGCCGATCGCGTCCTTCTCGAACGACAGGCGCTCCTTCTCGGGCCACTCGTCGGTCTGCACGAACTCGTCCTTCATCCCGCCGCCGTTGCCCGCGGCAGGCCCCGCCAGCATCCCGAACAGGGAACTCTGCCCCGCGGCCTTGTCCTTCTGGCTGGCGGCGCCCCGGTTCATCGCCCGTTCGATGGACTCGAAGAGCTGGCGGCGGGGGCGCTTCTCGAAGTCGAAGGCCCCGGCCTTGACCAGTGCCTCCAGCACCTTGCGGTTGACGCGGCGGCTGTCCACGCGCTCGCAGAAGTCGAACAGGCCCTTGAAGGGGCCGTCCTTGCGCGCCTCCACGATGGACTCGATGGCGCCCTCGCCCACGCCGTTGATGGCGCCCAGGCCGAAGCGGATCTTCCCGTCCACCGCGCCGAAGGCCATGTCCGACTGGTTCACGTCCGGCGGCAGCACCTGGTGCCCCGCCTCGCGCGCCTCGCCGATGTGCCGCACCACCTTGTCGGTGTTGTCCTTCTCACTGGTGAGAAGGGCGGCCATGAACTCCACCGGGTAGTGCGCCTTCAGCCACGCGGTGTGGATGGTGATGAGGCCGTAGGCGGCCGAGTGGCTCTTGTTGAAGCCGTACTCGGCGAACTTCTCCATCAGGTCGAAGATTTCACCGGCGACCTTCAGGTCGACGTTGTTCTTCTTGCAGCCCTCGAGGAAGCCGGCGCGCTCGGCCTGCATCACCTCGGCCTTCTTCTTGCCCATCGCGCGGCGCAGCAGGTCCGCGCGGCCCAGGGTGTAGCCTCCCAGCACCTGGGAGATCTGCATCACCTGTTCCTGGTAGACGATGACGCCGTAGGTGTCCTTGAGCACCGGCTCCAGCGCGGGGTGCGGGTACGTCACCGGCTCGCGGCCGTGCTTGCGGTTGATGAAGACGTCCACCATGCCGGAGTCCAGAGGACCCGGCCGGTAGAGTGCGCCCGCGGCGATGACGTCTTCGAAGCAGGAGGGCCGCAGCTTCATCACCATTTCGGTGAAGCCGCTGGACTCCATCTGGAACACGCCGGCCGTGTCGCCATCGGCCATCAGCTTCCACATCTTCTCGTCGTGCAGGGGGATGTCCTGCCGCTCGAGCACCTTCCCGTTGGGCGGGGTCCGGTTGATGAGGTCCAGCGCGTTCTGGATAACGGTGAGCGTCTTGAGGCCGAGGAAGTCGAACTTCACCAGGCCCGCCGCCTCCACCTCGTCCTTGGCGAACTGGGTGATGAGCGTCTTCTCACCCGGGGGCTGATAGACGGGGACGAACTCCCACAGCGGCTTGTCGGCGATGACGACACCGGCCGCGTGCATGCCGGGCTGGCGGTGCAGCCCCTCCAGCGCCAGGGCGATCTCCAGCACGTCCTTGGTGGTGACGGGCTTGCCGTCCACCTCGCCGACGTTGGAGGGCTTCTCCACCATCTCCTTGAGGCGCGGCTCCTGCTCGATGGCGTCCTTCAGGGTGATGCCGAGCACCTCGGGCACGAGCTTGGCGATGCGGTCGCCTTCGCTGAAGGGCAGGCCGAACACGCGGCACACGTCGCGCAGCACGCTCTTGGCCTTCAAGCTGCCGAAGGTGATGATCTGCCCGACGTTCATCTCCCCGTACTTCTGCGAGACGTACTTGATGACCTCGTCGCGCCGGTCCTGGCAGAAGTCGATATCGAAGTCCGGCATCGACACGCGCTCGGGGTTGAGGAAGCGCTCGAAGAGCAGGTTGTAGGGCAGCGGGTCCAGGTCGGTGATGCGCAGCGCGTACGCGACCAGGGAGCCAGCGCCGGAGCCACGGCCCGGCCCCACGGGGATGTTGGCCTTCTTGGCCCAGTTGATGAAGTCCTGGACGATGAGGAAGTAGCCGCTGAACCCCATCTTCTGGATGACGCCCAGCTCCAGGTTGAGGCGCGCGCGGTACATGTCCGGGTCGAACTTGGCCCCGGCGTGGTGCAGCTCCTTGAAGCGCTCGTGGAGCCCCTCGAAGGCCAGCTCCGCCATGTAGCTGTCCGGCGTGTGGCTGTCGGGCACCTTGAAGGTGGGCAGCATGGGCTTGCCCAGCTTGAGCTCCAGGTTGCACTGGTCGGCGATGACCTGGGTGTTGTGGACGGCCTCGGGGATGTCCTTGAAGAACTCCAGCATCTCCTGGGGGCTCGTCACGTAGAGCTTGTCCGTGGAGTGCCGCAGGCGCTTGCCGTCCGCCAGCGTCTTGCCGCTGGCGATGCACATGAGCAGTTCGTGCGCGCGCGCGTCCTCGCGCTTGATGTAGTGCGCGTCCGCGGTGGCGCACAGCGGGATGTCCAGGTCCTTGCTGAGCTGCTTGAGGTTCTCGTTGGCCTTGTCCTGCTCGGGGATGCCGTTGGACTGCACCTCGAGGAAGAAGTGGCCCGGCTCGAAGATGTCCTTGTACTCGGTGGCCGCGCGCCGGGCATGGTCCATGTCCCCGCGGAAGCACGCGCTGGTCACCTCACCACCCAGGCACGCGGTGAGCGCGAAGAGCCCCTTGCTGTGCTGGGCCAGCACCTTCTTGTCGATGCGCGGGTGGTAGTAGAAGCCGTCCATGTACGCCGTGGACGACAGGTAGCGCAGGTTCGCGTAGCCCTCGGCGTTCTGGGCCACCAGGATGAGGTGGTGGGCGACCTTCTCCGAGCGGTCCTCCCGGCCCTTGGTGCCGGCAACGTACGCCTCCATGCCGATGATGGGCTTGATGCCGGCATCCTTCGCCTTCTTGTAGAAGTCGATGGTGGCGAACATGTTGCCGTGGTCCGTCACGGCCACGCTCGACATCCCCTTCTCCTTCACCGTCTTGATGAGGTCCTTCATCCGGATGGCGCCATCCAGGAGGGAGTACAGGGTGTGCAGGTGGAGATGGGTAAAGGACATGGCGGTTCAGAAGCGGCGGTCAGTCAGAGAGAGCCCAGGCACCATAGGGCCCTGGACGGCAGGCCGCCAGTCAAGCGCCAGCCGTTCGCTCCAGGGCCGGAAAATCGGCCTCGGCCACTTTGTGTGCCACAGCCGGGACCTGGGGTGAAGAGGTAACACCGGGCCCCGGGCGGCGCTTGGCCGAGTGTCCTGCCCAGGGGAGTTCACTCGCTGTCAATCTCCCGCGAAGTCCGGTCACCCTGTCCGTGAGATTGGGCAGGCTGGGCCCCTCTGATGATGTCCCGGATCCGCCCCACCTTCGCTCGCTCGCTCCTGCTCGGCTGCCGGGCCGGCCTGCTGGTCTTCATCTCCCTCTACACCCTGTGCGCCCTGCTCAACATGAAGCTGGGATACCAGGGAAACGAGAGCGCGGCCCTCCAGGACCGCGTCTGGAACGAGTTCCGGGGGGTGGTGCTGGGCCAGGTGGGCCGGCTGATCCTCGCGTACACCGTGCTGGGAATGGCCCTGGGCGCGTGGATGGGCGCGGGGCTGTGGGCGCTCCGGGTAAGCCGCCGCGCCGTGTTCTGGGGCAGCGCGCTCGCGTGCCTCGCCACCGAGGTTCCCTGGGTACTGGCGGACATGGCGCACCACCCGCACCTCTACGCCGCCACCCTGTACGAGCGCGCGGCGTGGACGAAGGCCCTGCTGCTGGCGCTGAGCGGCGCGTCCCCCACGCCGTGGCGGGTGGCGGCACTCCTGACGGTCGCCTGGGTACCCCTGGCCGTTCTCGTCAGTGGGGGCCTGCGGCCGCGCCGGTGGGGCTGGGCCCCCGCGGCCCTGGTAGCGCTGGTGGTGCTGGGTTACGCGGGGTGGCGACTCCAGGCGCCCGCTTCTCCCCGGACGGGCCCCCGCCCCAACCTGCTCATCCTGGCCTCCGACGGCCTGCGGCCCAGCCACTTCAGCGGCAACGGGTATGCCCGCCCCACGACCCCTCACATCGATGCGCTGATGCGCGAAGGCTCGCAGTTCCGGGAGACGGTGGTTCAGATTCCCCGGACGGGCCCCTCGTGGGCCACCCTCCTCACCTCTCAGTGGGCGGGCGAGCACCCCATCCGCCACACGCTCGTGGGCCGCGCGGCGCGCGAGGCCCGGCTCACCACGCTCGCGACGGTGCTGGGGGACGCGGGCTGGCAGACGGCGGTGGTCTCTGACTACGCGGGGGACATCTTCTCCCGCTTTCCGTTCGGCTTTCAGCGCGTGGAAGCCCCCGGCTTCAACTTCCCGGACCTCATCCGTCAGCGGATGCTCATCACCCACGTGGCGCTGCTTCCCTGGACGGCGCTCGCCCCCCGCCTCTTTCCCGAGCGCGAGCAGTTCCCCGAGCTGACGGATCCCTCGCCCTTGCTCCAGGCCTCCCGGCGGACCCTCGCGGGCTTCACCCCGGAGGCCCCCTTCGCCTTCCTCGTCTTCGGCTCCACCACGCACTTTCCGTATGCCGCGCCCTTCCCTCACGAGGGCCGGTTCGTCGAGCAGGGCTACGAGGGCCCGTGGCGGTTCGGGGCCTCCCCGCAGATGGAAGTTCCCCCGGACGCTCCGCCTCCCACGCCCGAGGACGTCGCCGCCCTCGTGGCCAATTACGACGCGGCGCTGGTGACCTTCGATGCCTTCGTGGGGCAGATGCTCGCGGAGCTAGAGCGGCGCGGGCTGCGGGACTCCACGCTGGTGGTGCTGCTCTCGGACCATGGGGAGTACCTGTCCGAGCCTGGGCGGGGCCTCGGCCATGGCGACCACCTGTGGGGCCACGAGGCGCTCCGGGTCCCCTTCGTGCTGCGCTTTCCGGGCCACGTGGCCGAGGGGCGCACCGTGACGTCCCGGGTCCGCTCCCTGGACGTGGCCCCCACGCTGCTGGAGCTGCTGGGGGTGCCCGCGCCGGAGACGTTCCGGGGCCAGTCGCTCGCACGGTTCATCGCCCCGGGGGCCCCGGCGGCAGCGGAAGTGCCCGAGATGCCTGCCCTCCTCGAGACGGACCTGTGGTTCACGAACCAGGATGGCCAGCCCTACCAGCAGGTGCGCCTGCCCTACCCCGGCGTCTATGAGATCGCCACCGTGGAGCCGCCCCGGGGGGACATCGTCCTGAAGCCGGAGTGGGAGGCCACCGTGGAGGCCGCCAAGCACCGGGGGCTCTACCTGGGACGCTGGAAGCTGCTGGAGCTGCCCACGCCCCAGGGCCTGAAGGTGGAGCTCTACGACGCCGTGGCCGACCCTGGCGAACGGCAGGACGTGGCCGCCCAGCATCCGGAGGTGGTGGCCACGCTGCGGGAACGGCTCGCGCGGGAGCGCACCTGGAAGCTGGAGACGCACTGAGCGCCTTCACACTTCTTTACGAACGGCACAAACGCGCTCAAGACCCGTTTCGCATCTTCTCCCCATCGCCCTGAGGCGAAAAACCAAGCCGCCCCTTCCGGGGCGCATCAAGGAGAAGATGCCATGAAGAAGATCGCCATCGCTGCCTCCGCACTGCTCGCCGTGGCCCTGCTCACCGGATTCCGCGGCGGCGGTTGGAGCCGGGATCCCGGACGCATCCAGCAGATCATCACCTGGAAGCTCGACGACAAGCTCGATGACATTGACGCCTCGGACGCCCAGAAGCAGTCCATTCATGCCTTGAAGGACCGCCTGTTCTCGGACGGCCAGCGCATGATGGGCGAGCAGAAGGCAACCCGCCTGGAGGTGCTCGCCCAGCTGGAGTCGGACCGGCCGGATTCCCAGAAGCTCCATGCCCTGGTGGACGCCCGCATCGACGCCATGCGCGCCTTCGCCCACCAGGTGACAGACGCGGCCCTGGAGGCGCACCGCCTGCTCACGCCGCAGCAGCGCCAGGAACTGGCCACCGAGTACCGCGAGCATGCGGACCTCCGGGAGCGCTAAGCGTCCCCAAGGCGCTTGGCCGGGTGGCCTCCGGGGAGGGCCACCGTGACACATTGAACGTCAGCTGTGAGGACAGGTGGGCACCCAGTGGGGAGGCCATTATGTTCGGCGGGTGAACTACACCGACTATGCCCACCGCATCCGTACGTATGCCTCCCTGGCGGAGGTGGCCGAGTATGGCCGTGTGACCGAGACCGGGAAGGACTATCCCCTCTTCCGGCTCACCGTTCCGGGCAAGCACTGGCTCGTCATCACCGCGGGCTTCCATGGCGAGGAGCCGGCCGGACCGCTCACGCTGGCGGAGAGCTTCGCGGAGGTGGTGGCCTACGCGAAGGCGCGGGACGTGGGGCTGCGGGTCTACCCGTGCGTGAACCCCTCGGGGTTCGAGGATGGGACCCGCTACAACCGCAGCGGGGAGCGGCCGAACAACGACTTCCTCCGCTACGAGGTGAAGCCAGGCGAATGGAAGGGCGAGTTGAGCAAGCAGGAGCACTTCCTGCGCTGGACGCTCTATGACGGCGGCCCCAAGGAGACGCGGGCCGTGCGGGAGGACATCGTCCGCTTCCCGCCACCGGCCGCCGCGCTCGACATCCACCAGGACAACTACCTGAACCTGGAGGCCACCTACGCTTATACCTTCGGGGACAAGGCGGCCTACCTGCCCTTGATGGAGGCCGCCTCGGCCCACGCCACCGTCATCCGCAACAGCAAGGTGGACGAGAACAGCTGCACGGACGCGAATGGCTTCATCGAGTTCTGCGACGGCAGCGTGACCGACTACTTCCAGCGGAAGAACGTGCCCTACACGGCCACGCTGGAGACGACCACCCGGACGCCGATGGTCGCCTGCCACGCCATCAACCTCATCTGGATCCGGGGCTTCATCGACCTGGCCGCTCGCGGCGCCGCCCCTTCTTAAGGCAGGAGTTCGCGGCGCACCGGACACATTTCTTCTGGGAGCCCCGTCGAAACGTTTAAGCTGTCTCTACAACACGCACCGTCCTTACAGAAATACCCAGGACCGTATTCTTTACAAATATTGTGGTATTGGCAGCCCGCGTCCGGGTCACACAACTCTAACTGCTCACAGAACCTGCTTCTGTCCGCACATTGCGTGGTTCCACCGCTTACGCATTGCCCTGAACCATTGCAATAGTCCTTATCAGTGCAGGCGTTTCCATCGGAACAGTCCGTTCCTATGGACTTGCGTCTGAAATCGCAAGCATTGTTGGAGCACGTCCCGTTCCACTCATGACATTGACTGGGAGGCGTCTGGGTAGCACATGTCAGCGTGGTTCCTATGCACTCCCCAGTGCTGCTGCACTGATCTTGAACCGTGCAAGCATTTCCATCTGAACATGGCGTTCCAATGGGCTTGCGAATGAGGGTGCAAACACCATTCGTACAGCCATCCGCCCACTGATAACATGGGCTTGGAAGTTCGCCGCAGCTGGCCTTCCCTACGCAAGTCCCTTCTTCCGTGCACCTATCATCCACCGTGCACTCGCTTCCATCGTTACAATCTTTTCCTGGCGTTGCAGGACGGACACACGCACCACTCCGGCATACTCCAGCCGTCTGGAAACACTGCGTAGACACCGGCTCACTGCAAGGGGCTTCTTCCGCCTTGGGACGAGGCACACAGCGCCCATCCTCACAGACACTTGAATCGAAACAGGCTCCTTCCGGGGCCGGACAATCCTCGGACTTCAAGCAGGCCACGGCCCCTCTGCCACAAACGTCTTTTTGACTGACAGGATCCGCGTTGTCGCAAAACTCAGCGCGGGCATCGTCAAAATCGGTGCAGGAAAAAACCGTCAGGGCGCTCCCCAACATCAGAATGAGGGACGGCACGGCTCTCGTCAGGCCATTCATGGAAAGCTCCCGCTCAGGGACATCTGAGCACCTTGAGACGTGGGCAAGAGGGCAACGCCAACCCCTGGCCCCGGAGAATCGAGGAACAGCAGGCTTCCCACGGAAGCCGCCACTCCCAACGGCATCAACACCCATCCCACCGTCTCGAAGGTCCTTCCCTTCTGAAGGGTGTCGTCCAGCTGCTTTGTCGTCGTGATGGAGGGGTCCGCGCGGCGGACCTTGCCCTCCAAGGACTTTGCCCGGCTCCAGAAGACCAGCCCGCCCACGGCCACCGCGCCCCCTCCGATGGCTACCGGAAGCCGGAGCTTCGAGCCCCAGGGGCTCTTGGATAGGAGTTCACCAGACGGAGGCCCAATCACGGGCGGGTCCACCACCGGGAGAGGAGGGAACCGGATCAAGCGGATCCTTTCCCGCTCTTCCTCCAGTACCGTGGCGACCTTGGGTGCCAAGGCGAAGGGTGGGTTGGCTTCAAGGTTCAACTCCAGCGCGCGCGCGAAGGCACTCCTGCCACGCTCCAGCTGTTGGGTCTCAAACGACAACACCCCCTCCAACAGACCGATGGAAACCTTCTCCTCGTCCGTCAGATCAGGCTTTTGGGACGCCTTCTCCAAAGCCTTCAGTGCCTTCTCGTACTCAAAGGCGTTGTAGAGCCG is a genomic window of Stigmatella erecta containing:
- a CDS encoding amino acid ABC transporter permease, translated to MNSFDVSMLLSGQYHDWLVSGFVLSLKLAVITLVIALPLALLVAVLRLAPLAVLRGVGVVFVEAIRNVPLLAHMLFWYFGAPEVLPESLKAWLYERDVEAASAVIALVLYTAAYMSEDIRSGIRSIPKEQMEASRALGFSFLASMRRVILPQALRLTVPPLISQTLSLWKNTSIAMVIGVAELMYQAQQVESASFRGFESFAFATGAYLTISLAITGASAWYHHHHPVRSA
- a CDS encoding ABC transporter substrate-binding protein, whose protein sequence is MMLKRLMVLVAGALVLVPLSPAQADQLQDIKKKGELVCGVLGTDEPFSFIQNPASRTIVGYDVDLCNAVAKSLGVKTTLKQLAVSARIPELQQGRVDLLAASLTHNKEREALIDFSLSTFITGQKVMVKKQSGITQLDQLAGKKVVTVKGSTMEQSIKKAVPTAVIVSFDNSPQAFLALQQGKGVAYVNDETSLIDDFSKLGAMAKDYEILPHNLSTERLALGLKKGETAFREQVNKVLRDLEASGEAEKLFTQWFGPATKMKFPSRPFKIETDTLD
- a CDS encoding tellurite resistance TerB family protein, encoding MRAPGRPRPVFTSASSPDENRYRSARAATILRRRATPPTSAREPRPAARRLPGDDMTSEYPQEQLLAFVQAMANVAASDGRVTEDERQQLDDVVAGMGLSPRDAQVAALIEGEFQKPSRLTDIVSKIEIRELRVSLLRMLVEVACADGEISNEERASVKEAASAFGLDASATSELIDWALASIKLEQREREIMAKLL
- the dnaE gene encoding DNA polymerase III subunit alpha — encoded protein: MSFTHLHLHTLYSLLDGAIRMKDLIKTVKEKGMSSVAVTDHGNMFATIDFYKKAKDAGIKPIIGMEAYVAGTKGREDRSEKVAHHLILVAQNAEGYANLRYLSSTAYMDGFYYHPRIDKKVLAQHSKGLFALTACLGGEVTSACFRGDMDHARRAATEYKDIFEPGHFFLEVQSNGIPEQDKANENLKQLSKDLDIPLCATADAHYIKREDARAHELLMCIASGKTLADGKRLRHSTDKLYVTSPQEMLEFFKDIPEAVHNTQVIADQCNLELKLGKPMLPTFKVPDSHTPDSYMAELAFEGLHERFKELHHAGAKFDPDMYRARLNLELGVIQKMGFSGYFLIVQDFINWAKKANIPVGPGRGSGAGSLVAYALRITDLDPLPYNLLFERFLNPERVSMPDFDIDFCQDRRDEVIKYVSQKYGEMNVGQIITFGSLKAKSVLRDVCRVFGLPFSEGDRIAKLVPEVLGITLKDAIEQEPRLKEMVEKPSNVGEVDGKPVTTKDVLEIALALEGLHRQPGMHAAGVVIADKPLWEFVPVYQPPGEKTLITQFAKDEVEAAGLVKFDFLGLKTLTVIQNALDLINRTPPNGKVLERQDIPLHDEKMWKLMADGDTAGVFQMESSGFTEMVMKLRPSCFEDVIAAGALYRPGPLDSGMVDVFINRKHGREPVTYPHPALEPVLKDTYGVIVYQEQVMQISQVLGGYTLGRADLLRRAMGKKKAEVMQAERAGFLEGCKKNNVDLKVAGEIFDLMEKFAEYGFNKSHSAAYGLITIHTAWLKAHYPVEFMAALLTSEKDNTDKVVRHIGEAREAGHQVLPPDVNQSDMAFGAVDGKIRFGLGAINGVGEGAIESIVEARKDGPFKGLFDFCERVDSRRVNRKVLEALVKAGAFDFEKRPRRQLFESIERAMNRGAASQKDKAAGQSSLFGMLAGPAAGNGGGMKDEFVQTDEWPEKERLSFEKDAIGFYVSGHPLHQYEKELKRYARPVTAVQRARRDEKITVGGIVAAMRERPTKTGKRMAWVTLEDLSGSIELVCFPGKEGGRSMMGKDGKWTKGGPKPGYENWEMLLKGDDPILVSGSVQISQRDEESPTAELIVEDIQSLKVVREKRTKRLELRVPADLLTEERLSKLTQLGKQYAGATPVAVSVLFPGEAEALIGGTALKVQVSDELLLAVDKLFGMKVVELG
- a CDS encoding sulfatase family protein, with protein sequence MMSRIRPTFARSLLLGCRAGLLVFISLYTLCALLNMKLGYQGNESAALQDRVWNEFRGVVLGQVGRLILAYTVLGMALGAWMGAGLWALRVSRRAVFWGSALACLATEVPWVLADMAHHPHLYAATLYERAAWTKALLLALSGASPTPWRVAALLTVAWVPLAVLVSGGLRPRRWGWAPAALVALVVLGYAGWRLQAPASPRTGPRPNLLILASDGLRPSHFSGNGYARPTTPHIDALMREGSQFRETVVQIPRTGPSWATLLTSQWAGEHPIRHTLVGRAAREARLTTLATVLGDAGWQTAVVSDYAGDIFSRFPFGFQRVEAPGFNFPDLIRQRMLITHVALLPWTALAPRLFPEREQFPELTDPSPLLQASRRTLAGFTPEAPFAFLVFGSTTHFPYAAPFPHEGRFVEQGYEGPWRFGASPQMEVPPDAPPPTPEDVAALVANYDAALVTFDAFVGQMLAELERRGLRDSTLVVLLSDHGEYLSEPGRGLGHGDHLWGHEALRVPFVLRFPGHVAEGRTVTSRVRSLDVAPTLLELLGVPAPETFRGQSLARFIAPGAPAAAEVPEMPALLETDLWFTNQDGQPYQQVRLPYPGVYEIATVEPPRGDIVLKPEWEATVEAAKHRGLYLGRWKLLELPTPQGLKVELYDAVADPGERQDVAAQHPEVVATLRERLARERTWKLETH
- a CDS encoding Spy/CpxP family protein refolding chaperone, whose protein sequence is MKKIAIAASALLAVALLTGFRGGGWSRDPGRIQQIITWKLDDKLDDIDASDAQKQSIHALKDRLFSDGQRMMGEQKATRLEVLAQLESDRPDSQKLHALVDARIDAMRAFAHQVTDAALEAHRLLTPQQRQELATEYREHADLRER